The Oscillatoria acuminata PCC 6304 genomic interval CTTCTAGGGCGCGATCGCGCATGGACCGATAATCGTGAAGGCGGCGAGTCAGATCCGTGACATCTTCGATGGCTAAAAGAGCGTAAAACCCCTTGCTATCAAAGGATTTCACCCCAGTTACCGTGGTATGTTGGATCCGGAATTCCCCATCCGGAAGGGGGGCCGGAATCAGGTGTTTGTGCAGTTGGGAGGAAAAAATAGTCGGAGGTCCGCCTTCAAAGACTTGTTGGAGACGGTGGTGATATTTAGGTTGGGTTAAATGAGGGAAGCGATCGCCCAAATTCTGGCCGATGATTTCGCTTTTGGGAATTTTTGTCCAATCCTCTAGGCAACTATTCCAAAACAGCACAATAAAATCGAACCGCAGAACACAAGCACCCACGGGAACTCGGTCGAGAATTCCAAATTTCTCCTCAACCTGTTGAATCTCTTTCATTCTTCCTCACCCTCTTCTATCATCTCTAGGGCTTTCAGTAAGGCATCAAAGGAACCCACCTTAAAAATCAAGATAATGTCTCCCGCAATTTGGAGTTGTTCAATGGTAAACCGAGCCTGAGCTAATAAGACCGTGGTGTTAGGCTCTAATTGCTTTGAACTTAACAAGTGTTCGACGGTATCTTCTAAATACATGGGCAGGGAATAATTCAGATGCTGTCTGAGCAAATTGCTCATCGAACCCATCACCCCATTGATCACAATATTACCTATTTCCGTCAGGGTTCCTATTTTGACCGCATCCAGGTCGGGAGTTCCGACTTCCTCATTGGTCAACAAAGCCACTAATTTAGAGGCGCTATCGGTCGGAAAAACAAGCTGGGCTAGACCACTAAATGAGCCGCTAAAGCCAAGGCGTACTGCTGAAACTAGAGAAACTCCTAGGCGATTTTCCAGTTCCTGCTTCATTTGTTCAGGGGAAAATACGCGGATAAATGGAACCTGCAAGCGAATGTGACAGTCAATCATTTCATTGAGGACACTTGCTGCTCTGCCAACACCAATGTTGACCAATTCCTGCAAGGTATCCAGTTGGTCAACAGTTAAATTCATCGAGCATTCTCCTCTGTACAACCCAATATTTTTTTCAGGGCATTATTCAATTCATCCGGTTTAGGCGGCTTATTAATTACT includes:
- a CDS encoding chemotaxis protein CheC, which encodes MNLTVDQLDTLQELVNIGVGRAASVLNEMIDCHIRLQVPFIRVFSPEQMKQELENRLGVSLVSAVRLGFSGSFSGLAQLVFPTDSASKLVALLTNEEVGTPDLDAVKIGTLTEIGNIVINGVMGSMSNLLRQHLNYSLPMYLEDTVEHLLSSKQLEPNTTVLLAQARFTIEQLQIAGDIILIFKVGSFDALLKALEMIEEGEEE